Proteins encoded by one window of Cucurbita pepo subsp. pepo cultivar mu-cu-16 chromosome LG14, ASM280686v2, whole genome shotgun sequence:
- the LOC111810873 gene encoding transcription factor GTE7-like, with the protein MASVVLANRNESNWPQLRGNGRGTEEGFMGKVPFSNPNPKFNKKQFHGEVNGFQMDDSLAEAQSASDDASSINHHRRLSNGVDFSQYVSFDVSSCSRKELVELKTRLISELEQIRQLKSRINSGELNFRPKHQKKSSKVSGTKRPLPMSSNGKEFKRSNSENGNMMKMCSQILMKLMKHKHGWIFNKPVDVIGMGLHDYYDIVKRPMDLGSVKAKLGKDAYESPFDFASDVRLTFKNAMTYNPKGHDVHAMAEQLLMRFEELFRPVNDALEEEDRRYRDYQEDLPASSWNHSEAERTVKKDTPMQTVKKTEPIKAPSSSSNPPMIQSPVKTPSPLRAPPVKPVKQPKPRAKDPNKREMTLEEKHKLGIGLQSLPPEKMEQVVQIIKKRNGHLKQDGDEIELDIEAVDTETLWELDRLVTNWKKMMSKIKRQALINAASMNHNGVLAIPEKFELGSETKKQRKGEAGEEDVDIGDEMPASDFPPVVIEKDAGGGHASSSSSGSSSSSSDDSSSSSDSDSDGSSSGSDSDDNAQ; encoded by the exons ATGGCTTCCGTCGTCTTAGCTAACCGAAACGAATCCAATTGGCCGCAGCTGAGGGGTAACGGTCGCGGTACGGAAGAAGGATTCATGGGGAAAGTACCTTTTtcaaaccctaaccctaaatTTAACAAGAAACAGTTTCACGGCGAGGTGAACGGTTTTCAGATGGACGACTCACTGGCTGAGGCTCAGTCGGCGTCGGATGATGCTTCGTCGATCAATCATCATCGCAGATTGTCCAACGGTGTGGATTTTAGTCAATACGTGAGCTTCGACGTTTCATCGTGTTCGAGGAAAGAGCTGGTCGAGCTGAAGACAAGGTTAATCTCCGAGCTAGAACAGATTCGGCAATTAAAAAGTCGCATCAATTCAGGAGAACTAAATTTTAGACCAAAACACCAGAAGAAATCGTCGAAAGTCTCAGGAACCAAGCGGCCTTTGCCGATGTCGAGCAACGGTAAGGAGTTCAAGCGGTCTAATTCAGAAAACGGTAATATGATGAAGATGTGTTCGCAGATTTTGATGAAACTTATGAAGCACAAACATGGCTGGATCTTCAACAAGCCAGTCGATGTGATTGGGATGGGTCTTCACGATTACTATGACATCGTCAAGCGTCCAATGGATTTGGGATCCGTGAAAGCCAAGTTGGGCAAAGATGCGTATGAATCACCGTTCGATTTTGCATCCGACGTGAGGTTGACTTTCAAGAACGCAATGACTTACAATCCCAAGGGCCACGATGTACACGCCATGGCGGAGCAATTACTGATGAGATTTGAGGAATTGTTTCGTCCAGTAAATGACGcattggaagaagaagatcggCGGTACCGTGACTATCAGGAAGACTTGCCAGCGAGTTCTTGGAATCATTCGGAGGCTGAAAGAACAGTGAAGAAGGATACCCCGATGCAGACTGTGAAGAAGACGGAGCCGATCAAAGCTCCGTCAAGCTCTTCTAATCCGCCAATGATACAATCGCCTGTTAAAACTCCCTCACCTCTACGAGCGCCCCCTGTAAAGCCAGTGAAGCAGCCGAAGCCAAGAGCTAAAGATCCCAATAAGAGAGAAATGACTTTAGAAGAGAAGCACAAGTTGGGAATTGGGTTGCAGAGTTTGCCGCCGGAGAAAATGGAACAAGTTGTACAAATCataaagaagagaaatggtCATTTGAAGCAAGATGGGGATGAGATTGAGCTCGACATCGAAGCTGTCGATACCGAAACACTATGGGAGCTCGATCGACTGGTGACTAactggaagaagatgatgagcAAGATCAAACGACAAGCTCTTATCAATGCGGCATCTATGAACCACAATGGG GTTTTGGCGATCCCTGAGAAATTCGAATTGGGTTCTGAAACAAAGAAGCAACGGAAAGGGGAGGCTGGTGAGGAAGATGTGGACATTGGCGATGAGATGCCTGCAAGTGATTTTCCACCAGTGGTGATCGAGAAGGACGCTGGAGGAGGGCATGCTAGCAGTAGCTCCAGCGGCTCCAGTAGTTCAAGTAGTGATGATTCCTCCTCTTCCAGTG ATTCGGATTCCGACGGCAGTTCATCCGGAAGCGATTCTGACGACAATGCACAATGA